The sequence below is a genomic window from Uranotaenia lowii strain MFRU-FL chromosome 2, ASM2978415v1, whole genome shotgun sequence.
CAAAGCGAAAGAGGCTACAGACATTTTGGATtatattttcccatacaaaaattaaacaagaatATCTAAAACTTTTTCtgcttgattttaatttttatcttcattgaaaaactttctcctgaattcaaattcattaaaattgaatattcagaagtttttaaaagtatttccaagatttttaaagttatttcaataacaactATCTCTTTGATTTTGATAGTTTCGAAAAATTTGCATGGTCTATTAGTTGACTTAGGCATAATTAGACCTTACtggtaaaatttatttcattattgactagctgattttacccggtcTTGCTCaagttcacataaaatataaattaaaatgagtcgttttaatttaagaaattaaaaaatcgacagCGATTCTTCTAGTAACTCGAATCAAGCATTTTTTAGTCAAGCGtagttgcaaaattttcaattacctAATTCTGAGTCTAggaaattcaatgattttttgaataaaaattgcagatttaacaaattaacaaaaaaaaaaatgacaaaaatgacaaaaatgacaaaaatgacaaaaatgacaaaaatgacaaaaatgacaaaaatgacaaaaatgacaaaaatgacaaaaatgacaaaaatgacaaaaatgacaaaaatgacaaaaatgacaaaaatgacaaaaatgacaaaaatgacaaaaatgacaaaaatgacaaaaatgacaaaaatgacaaaaatgacaaaaatgacaaaaatgacaaaaatgacaaaaatgacaaaaatgacaaaaatgacaaaaatgacaaaaatgacaaaaatgacaaaaatgacaaaaatgacaaaaatggcaaaattgacaaaaatgacaaaaatgacaaatatgacaaaaatgacaaaaatgacaaaaatgacaaaaatgacaaaaatgacaaaaatgacaaaaatgacaaaaatgacaaaaatgacaaaaatgacaaaaatgacaaaaatgacaaaaatgacaaaaatgacaaaaatgacaaaaatgacaaaaatgacaaaaatgacaaaaatgacaaaaatgacaaaaatgacaaaaatgacaaaaatgacaaaaacgacaaaaatgccaaacaaaaattcaagatatttaaacaaaaatgcaagaaaaatgaggaaatgCCAAAATAGACAAGAATGCCAAAATAGAGCAGCTTTTCGGTAGTGCAGCAGCTAAAACATAACCATAATTTGTACAAATCAATTGATGGTGTCGGCATATTTTATGACGCTTTGTTCCGAGATATACCAACTCGATACTCAGTAGTCAATTCTCATCTAATCGAACATATTTCCGAAACAGTTTATGCTAATCGTGAGCCCGGCGGGTGTATGAAGCAAAACACCGCTCCATGTTTTAGGCtagaataaaatgacaaaaatgacaaaaatgacaaaaatgacaaaaatgacaaaaatgacaaaaatgacaaaaacgacaaaaatgccaaacaaaaattcaagatatttaaacaaaaatgcaagaaaaatgaggaaatgccaaaatagacaaaaatgtcaaaaagggcGAAAACCGTAAATATTCTATATACAAGTTTATActatattcaaattattttggatTTACTGTGTAAGAAATTCCTCATGTAAACTTGATTATTCAGAACTGAGAAAATAAcgcgaaatttgacaaaaatgagaaatcaataatttaagaaattcaaaaagcaaaaaaattacaaaaattaaacaatagacaaacaaaaacttaagatatgaaaaaaaggaaaaaatgagaaaaatgccaaaatagacaaaaatgccaaaaatattaaaaaccgTAAATAtcctttaattaattttatatttttctcaaattattttGGATTTACTGTGTTTGAAATTCCTCATGTAAACTTGATAATTCAGAACTGAGAAAATAAAgcgaaatttgataaaaaagtgaaaacaaaaatttaagaaattcaaaaaaagaaaaatgcaataaatgacaaaaatgccgaaaatgCCAATATAGACTTaatccaaaaatggcaaaaatagcaaatatcctttatactattttattttttttttttttcaaattattttggatTAACTGTGTTAGAAATTCCTCATGTTAACTTGAtaattcaaaactgaaaaaagttgtttatgattttattttaagatatgtATCCACATGAAATCAACTGACTATTaaaaaggctacaatccactgtccaGTGTATTATATTGGGTTTATTTGTAATAAAAAGCtcaagggatttttttttcttgctaaccaagataaatcaagcattttcgggttttttaaagtttaatatgtTATATGTCTATTAGACAGTGGCAAGTTggggtcaattttgaatttctcaaaacctgGAGTccaaaaaagcttcgttttggtacaaaactcatccatgctttttctgaatttttaagtaacgtttgtATGAGTACATTTAAACGTTttggtttgtatgagaaaattgaatattttgtattgaattcaAATAGGCATCCAACAGAGATGTCAAtggctttttattttcaatactaaaaacatacacctgttaaatagcttttaacttttttcaacaattagatacgaagttacggtttaGAGCCCAGGgttttatatattaaaaaataaccccgaatcgactcagtctaatgtatatagcctccattttggatttcaagaaaTCGTTTCATACGATCTCATTCTAAGCTTAtgtttcatttaacaaatttgttttaaaataaaggtacaaaaaatgttttcgggttttttttctgttttttgaagctgatctgaaacttttaatattatttacaatttttggaaacttaATACATGATATAAAAAAGCAAACAaacctttttttattataaatgatAATAAAGCCCTTATCAAAAAAGGGTGGATGCTCAGGCtggatgaaaaatgaaaaaaatacataaacaaaacaacttTTGCTAGGATATTTCCAACATTAAGACTTTTATTCTTACATTGAAACTTTTATGTCAAAACGGGTAGTTGAAGACTTCAGAGCTTTCATAGAGTACCGTGAACTGGGGCATCATAAAActcttttcaacttcaatgtcttttaaaaacttaatgtccacaaaATTAATGATTAATGATGGTTACCACTTgaacatcaaaagtttttagGTTGATGGGATATAAAATTAACATTGTCagaaaaattagttttgaatctacaaaaaaaaacgttctatagtttatagtttttaatttatttgggtCGTCATAATGCTGAAAgcatcaattgcagtaatttttggtattgtttgaattgaatttaatttttttttctttcaaaatgtatttaaagaaaaagcaaaagggtgttgcatacattttaGGGTAAAAATACTACCAAGAATTTTAAtagctgaaataataaaaaaatgatgtttggatgaatgaaattttgtaaCTAACAAACGCGTCACTATCaaattccagcatatggaaacgagattaaaaaggtgaatctttgatatgCATTTTGATGCAATTTAATCCAGAATGGTAATTGaatgatcaaaatattttattttaaacaaaatggtGGTTGACCGAATAGTTTTTTTACCCCCACAGTGTTAATATATGATAattaaagcaatataaagtttgtagattATGATATTAGGCCAATTAGGGACGAATGCATCCTGTGGAGTTCAAatccctttaaaataaaaaaaaaaatgatattaagccaatccgtcataatGGGTAAACAAACTTACGGGTAAACGGCATCCAAGAATGTTTAGATTTGAAGATCCATTGgtctgattttcaaattttctataagaaacatgttttgaaactatctcacgatgtgagaaactatgtcatgataattttgtaatcattaaatgataactttattacattatactggaatgaaaactgaaaaagtgATGTGGTATACAATCGTTGCATtaaaccctgctgttgcataaTGCTCCGATTGACAGTACATATCATTCTGGTCAATAACTCCATTGGTGGTTCAAAAATGACTAACGAAAGTTTAGTAGGATGGCCACCCATGGTATTCGTTTGCCTACCCACCAGGGGCAATGGTTTCAGCTTCAAAGTTAAATCGTCGAGGCTCGTTTCCAATTCAAAAGAGCTTTTACTACTCGTTCCGTTCATTCATAAAATCCACCCCATTCGCGGCACACGCTCCATTCATGATCATCTGGACGGTAATaaatgcaatgaaaaaaaactcgCCATCGCTTGTCTGTTTTCACACCAGTTTGCATTTTATTAACATCGAATCGGGCATTGCTCTATATTTCATTGCTATGTACAGGTTCAAGCTGCACGATTTCTTCGCTCCTCGTGACTCTTAAActgatttgttatttttaagggCTAATAATTTCACACTAGTATTTATATCCGGACTGAGGGCTAAACGAACCGCTACCGGAAGGCCTTCCACTGCTGGGGCGGGCATTCGAGAGTGGTCCTCCGGCCGATGGGTATCCTGCTCCGGGGCTGCTGGGTCCCGATCCTGGGTAGCCACTTGGTCCTCCGGCACCACTTGGACCGCTTCCTCCATGACCACCCGAACCGGCTCCGAGTCCAGCGGCGACAGCACTAGCATGGGCAGCGGCGTGAGCTTCTTGAGCCTTCAGGACTTCTTCCGGAATTGGCACTGGGGTGGGCAGATGATCTCCCTGGGGCTGGAAGCCATTTTCGTCAGCGACGTAGGTGAGTGTAATAAGTTGACCTTCGGGCGAGGTGTACGAGAAAGATCCCTGAACCGATTGGATTTCGTTTTCCGAGCCACGGTTCTTCAGGTCACCTTGTTCCTCGGCCTTGATTCCATTGCCGGTTTCGTAGCTGTTAGAAGATTGAAGTCATTTCAATAGGATTGTATTCAAATCAAAAGACTTCAACGATTGAAAGAACGAACCTGAATTTGTAGCTGCCATCGCCGTTGTTAACATTTTCGTAGGAGATGATCTCTATTGGTGGACCAGCTGGAGCGGATGGGCCAGCCGGGGCACCACCTCCGAATCCTCCGGTTTGAGAACCACCACCAAATGATGATGGACCACTGCCCCCAAATCCTCCTGCCGATGGTGGACCGTATGCTGCAGCTGGACGAGCTGGGGCACCTATTTTTTGATtacaaatattattattctaaaGAGCTATAATTTAAAGTTTAACAACTACAAACCTCCGGCAGATGGTCGGCCACCAAATCCTCCCGCAGAAGGACCTGCTCCGCCATGACCGGCACCAGGCCGAGTTCCGAATCCGGATGGAGCAGCAGGGGCCGTCAATCCAGGTCCGCCACCGGATGAAGCAGCTCCCGGAGGTGGAAGGTAATTATTTTCCAATCGGGCACAAGAGCAAGCCGCCACCAGAGTAGTCAACAGAATCTAAGCGGAACAAAATGAGAAGCAATCGAACTCATTATTCATCTACCAATTCAAACTCTCAGCTCAGCTGCTCGTCGAGTGCTGAATAGTACATTGTGACGTCTGACGAATCGTCGCCGTCGTGTGGTCACGAAATAGTGGAGAAGAGCCTTTTGTACAGCGTATGTGATACCGATCTTACAAGATGTTTGCCCCAGCATTGCAACTATAAATCCGATATTGTGCAAAATCTTGTACCGGTAAACTTCGACGAGTACCTGCAAAGTGTTTTCTCACGAGAGACCATTGACATTCCGTTTTCAATTCTTATCTGGTCGAAGAGCATCTTTTTGTGTTTCGCGGTTTCGGGTTCTAAGTAGAATTGGAGAACCATGAAGTGTCGTTAGTTTGCGAAACATTTCATGAAAGTGGAATTAGAGTCCTACGAGCGAAGATAGAGCGAGCCAGAACCATTAGTCATATCTAAATGAGCCACGATGCTGAAATGATTCCGGCCTGTAGCAGCCCTTAATCGAGTTATGCCCCAAAAAGGAATAGCTCGGAACGCCTTGATTCATAGGTTCGATGTTCCTTTAAGTGGTACTATTTGTATCGAGATGTTACTTATTTCTAATTGATGGGATGGAGTTTGTTTGCCTACTTATAGCTAGATCTACGCAGtattttccaatgttttgaatGCTTGACTtgagattgtttttatttcaaatatctagcgctttaaataactttgaaattctTGAGTGGTTCATTGAGTTAAGCTTTTATTATCAACATTaatcatttataaaatttattttaaaaattcattctaaGAATTCATAgggttttttgtatttcaagaGCTTAATGAATTGGCATTCAGTAGCTCAAACGatttacaatttcaattttatttgataaatttatcctttttttttagatttaaataTAAAGTTATCAGTTCAAGAGCAGCATGttccagta
It includes:
- the LOC129749258 gene encoding pupal cuticle protein 20-like — its product is MKIILLTTLVAACSCARLENNYLPPPGAASSGGGPGLTAPAAPSGFGTRPGAGHGGAGPSAGGFGGRPSAGGAPARPAAAYGPPSAGGFGGSGPSSFGGGSQTGGFGGGAPAGPSAPAGPPIEIISYENVNNGDGSYKFSYETGNGIKAEEQGDLKNRGSENEIQSVQGSFSYTSPEGQLITLTYVADENGFQPQGDHLPTPVPIPEEVLKAQEAHAAAHASAVAAGLGAGSGGHGGSGPSGAGGPSGYPGSGPSSPGAGYPSAGGPLSNARPSSGRPSGSGSFSPQSGYKY